The stretch of DNA GGGTTTACCCGCGAAAGGGCCGTAACAGGTTACATGGCCCGTTCAGCCAAACTGCTTCTGCTGCTGTTGCTGCTTGGCCACCAGCTCGGAAGCGGCGATGTAGGCTTCCTGGAACTCATCGCTCTCCAGCCAGGCCATGGTGGTGTCTTCGTCGGCACCGTCGAGCCAGGTGCGGTAGGCGTTGAACACCAGCACGATGTAGTCGGTGGCGTGCTCTTCCTTGTGGCCCTTGAGTACCAAGGCCAGCAGCGGGTCGACCAGGAATACCGAGATCATCGCGACCAGGCTGGTTTCCTGGGCGGCTTTCATCTTGTCGAACAGCTCTTTATAGCTGTCTGTCTCCATGGCCTTGTTGAATACCTGCTCGATGCTCGCGCTGTCACCGGCGCTGGCCTTGACTGCCTGGCCGCTGCGTACCATGCGGTTCTGCTTGGCTTTGCTGGCGGCGCGCTTGGCGCGTTTCTGTTGCTTGGTTGGGGTGGCCATGGGGTGAATCCTTGGGGGTGTTCGGAAATTGCGCGTATTGAAGCGCAGCAGCCCGGGCGATTCAACTGGCGGGCGACGTCGGCTCGTCCTCCTCGAACCCCCGCGATGCCCGCCCGACCAGCAGCTCATCCGGTGCATGCGCCACGCTGTGGTCCTTGCCCGGGTAATCCAGCGAATGCAGGAAATGCCGGATGCAGTTGATCCGTGCACGCTTCTTGTCATCCGACTTGATCACCGTCCACGGCGCATCGGCAGTATCGGTATGGAAGAACATCGCCTCCTTGGCGGCGGTGTAGTCCTCCCACTTGTCCAGCGACTTGATGTCGATGGGCGACAGCTTCCAGTGCTTGAGCGGGTCGTCCCGGCGCGAGATGAAGCGGCGCAGCTGCTCTTCACGGTTCACCGAGAACCAGTACTTGAACAGCAGGATGCCGCTGTTGCAGAGCATCCGCTCCAGGTCCGGTGCCTGGCGCATGAACTCCAGGTACTGCAGCGGCGAGCAGAACTCCATCACCTTCTCGACTCCGGCGCGGTTGTACCAGGAGCGGTCGAAGAAGACCATTTCACCCGCCGTGGGCAGGTGCTGGATGTAACGCTGGAAGTACCACTGCCCCAGCTCCTGCTCGGAAGGCTTCTCCAGCGCGACGATGCGCGCACCCCGCGGGTTCAGGTGCTCCATGAAGCGTTTGATGGTGCCACCCTTGCCCGCTGCATCACGCCCCTCGAACAGGATCACCACGCGCTGGCCGGTTTCCTTCACCCAGCTCTGCACTTTCAGTAGCTCGATCTGCAGCGCGTGCTTGGCTTTTTCATAATCCTGGCGGCGCAGGCGGGTGCGGTACGGGTAACTGGCAGGCAGCCGCGCCGAGGTGCTGTCTTCGTTGCTGCCCTTCGGTGCGCTGGCTACTTGCAGTGCGGCCGGGGCCTGGCTGACCTTCGTTATGGTGGGTTCAGGTTTGCGTTGGCGAGGGCGGCGCGTGCGAGGTGCAGCAGGGGCGGGGGAAGAGGATTCGCCGGGGGCGGGGAGCAGGAGGGTGGCTTCTTCGCTCATGGAGGTCCTTGCGAGGTCGGGTCGAATGTCCACTTCTGATTGTGAGTTTGGCTGGGGGAGAAGTCGTTGATGCTGATCAATGCCGGTGGGCGGAGGATGTGGCGCTGCTCATTCAAATAGTTTGAAACACGTCGAGATTGATGTGGTGTGAACTACGGTTTACATTTTTCCCATGCACACACTATTACAAACCGACAGCTACAGAAGGTGGTTCGCCGCGTTGCGGGATGCTCGTGCACAGGCTCGTATCAATGTGCGCTTGCGGCGGGTCGAGCTTGGAGTGATTGGGACTGTAAGCCGGTAGGTGAAGGAGTGTCCGAGCTGCGGATCGATTACGGTCCGGGCTATCGGGTGTATTTCGTTCAGCGAGGCTACGAGGTGATCATCCTTCTGGCGGGTGGCGACAAGTCCACTCAGGCCAGGGATATCAGATCAGCCCTAAAGCTGGCACGCGAGCTGTAGGAGGCCGCCATGACTGATACCAAACTGACCAAGTGGGATGCCGCAGATCACCTCAAGACAGAGGGAGACATGGCCCTGTACCTTGAGGCTTGCCTTGAAGAAAATGATCCGGTGCTGCTTGCCGCTGCCTTGGGCGATATCGCGCGTGCCCGTGGCATGGCGCAACTGGCGCGAGATACTGGCCTGACGCGTGAAGGGCTGTACAAGGCGTTGTCGGCGGAGGGTAACCCTAGCCTGGCGACCATCATGAAAGTGATGGCTGCGCTCGGCCTGAGGCTACATGCCGAGGTGGTGTCTCCGCGAACTGCGGGGTAGGCTTGAGGTATGGGGTGGCAGCTACAGATGCTGCGCATCCCAAAAGCAAAAAACGCAGGCAACAAAAAACCCGCACTAGGCGGGTTTCTTGTTGTCGCTTCGGGTAACTTTGCAACCACCAGAAGCTTGAAGGTGGTGCCCAGAGACGGAGTCGAACCGCCGACACGAGGATTTTCAATCCTCTGCTCTACCGACTGAGCTATCTGGGCGACGAGGTGAATTAAATAGATTTTCTGACGGCCCGTCAACGACTTTTTGAAAAAATTTTAAATTAATTCCGTCGCTTACGATTCGTGGGGTCATTCGGAGGGTGGAACGTAGCCTTCCGCCTGGGCGTATTCCTCGC from Pseudomonas putida encodes:
- a CDS encoding addiction module antidote protein, encoding MTDTKLTKWDAADHLKTEGDMALYLEACLEENDPVLLAAALGDIARARGMAQLARDTGLTREGLYKALSAEGNPSLATIMKVMAALGLRLHAEVVSPRTAG
- the ppk2 gene encoding polyphosphate kinase 2, translated to MSEEATLLLPAPGESSSPAPAAPRTRRPRQRKPEPTITKVSQAPAALQVASAPKGSNEDSTSARLPASYPYRTRLRRQDYEKAKHALQIELLKVQSWVKETGQRVVILFEGRDAAGKGGTIKRFMEHLNPRGARIVALEKPSEQELGQWYFQRYIQHLPTAGEMVFFDRSWYNRAGVEKVMEFCSPLQYLEFMRQAPDLERMLCNSGILLFKYWFSVNREEQLRRFISRRDDPLKHWKLSPIDIKSLDKWEDYTAAKEAMFFHTDTADAPWTVIKSDDKKRARINCIRHFLHSLDYPGKDHSVAHAPDELLVGRASRGFEEDEPTSPAS